The following coding sequences lie in one Peribacillus frigoritolerans genomic window:
- the gatC gene encoding Asp-tRNA(Asn)/Glu-tRNA(Gln) amidotransferase subunit GatC: MSRISMEQVKHVAHLARLAITEEEAQQFQHQLDQMISFAEQLNELDTDQVNPTSHVLDMKNVMREDVAKPGLPVKEVVKNAPDSKDGYIRVPSIIE; this comes from the coding sequence ATGTCACGTATTTCTATGGAACAAGTTAAACACGTTGCCCATTTGGCTCGTTTGGCCATTACGGAAGAAGAAGCACAACAGTTTCAGCATCAGCTTGACCAAATGATTTCATTCGCGGAGCAGTTGAATGAGCTTGATACGGATCAAGTAAACCCGACTTCTCACGTTTTGGATATGAAGAATGTTATGCGCGAAGATGTCGCAAAACCGGGATTGCCAGTAAAAGAAGTAGTTAAAAATGCACCGGATAGCAAAGATGGATATATCCGTGTACCATCTATAATTGAATAA
- the ligA gene encoding NAD-dependent DNA ligase LigA: MDLQAAEKKVLELQTLLNQYSYEYYVMDQPSVPDAEYDRLLRELIEYEEKFPELQTADSPTQRVGGAILDMFEKVEHTTPMLSLGNAFNESDLRDFDRKVRQSVGDDFSYVCELKIDGLAVTLQYENGYFVRGATRGDGTIGEDITANLKTIKSIPLKLREPVAIEVRGEAFMPKKSFESLNKAKEERGEEPFANPRNAAAGSLRQLDPKLAAKRNLDIFLYAIADLGETGVRSHSEGLDLLDRLGFKTNRERKRCSNIEEVLAYIVEWTEQRPNLAYDIDGIVVKVDSLEQQDELGFTAKSPRWAIAYKFPAEEVITTLRDIELNVGRTGVLTPTAVLDPVRVAGTTVQRASLHNEDLIREKDIRIGDQVVVKKAGDIIPEVVNVLAERRTGEEVEFQMPTECPECSSELVRLDGEVALRCINPKCPAQIREGLIHFVSRTAMNIDSLGEKVISLLFKEELIQDVADIYKLTYDQLIALERMGDKSVNKLLQAIEASKTNSLEKLLFGLGIRHVGSKAAKTLAREFGTMEALSKASREELTAINEIGDKMADSIVAYFELEEVHALLNELDAAGVNLTFKGQRAVAIEDIDSIFAGKTVVLTGKLHQLTRNEAKEKLEALGANVAGSVSKKTDLVVAGEDAGSKLAKAESLGVMVWDEERLIEELNK; the protein is encoded by the coding sequence ATGGACTTACAAGCTGCAGAGAAGAAAGTTCTGGAACTGCAAACGTTGTTGAACCAATACAGCTATGAATATTATGTGATGGACCAGCCATCAGTACCTGATGCTGAATATGATCGTCTGCTCCGTGAACTTATTGAGTATGAGGAGAAATTTCCGGAACTGCAAACGGCGGACTCACCGACACAACGGGTCGGTGGCGCCATTTTGGATATGTTTGAAAAAGTGGAGCATACCACACCAATGCTTAGTTTAGGCAATGCCTTCAATGAAAGTGACTTACGGGATTTTGACAGAAAGGTCAGACAATCTGTAGGTGACGATTTTTCCTATGTATGTGAATTGAAAATTGATGGACTTGCCGTCACTCTTCAATATGAGAATGGATATTTCGTAAGAGGGGCAACCCGTGGAGATGGAACGATCGGTGAAGATATTACCGCTAATTTAAAAACGATCAAGTCGATTCCATTGAAGCTGCGGGAGCCGGTTGCCATAGAAGTGCGCGGTGAGGCTTTCATGCCAAAAAAATCATTCGAATCATTAAACAAGGCAAAGGAAGAACGCGGTGAGGAACCATTTGCAAACCCAAGAAATGCAGCTGCCGGCTCGTTAAGGCAGCTTGACCCAAAACTTGCTGCGAAACGGAACTTGGATATTTTCCTTTATGCGATTGCCGATTTGGGCGAAACAGGGGTCCGTTCCCACAGTGAGGGTCTTGATTTATTGGATCGACTCGGGTTTAAGACGAATCGGGAAAGAAAAAGATGCTCGAATATAGAGGAAGTGCTGGCCTATATAGTAGAATGGACGGAACAACGTCCGAACTTAGCCTATGATATTGATGGAATTGTCGTAAAGGTGGATTCCCTTGAACAGCAGGATGAATTAGGTTTTACTGCAAAAAGTCCGCGATGGGCGATTGCTTATAAATTCCCAGCTGAAGAAGTCATTACAACCCTAAGGGATATCGAGCTGAATGTTGGCCGTACGGGTGTATTGACCCCGACCGCCGTTTTGGATCCCGTTCGGGTAGCGGGTACCACTGTACAGCGGGCTTCACTTCACAACGAAGACTTAATCCGTGAAAAGGACATCAGAATCGGAGATCAAGTGGTCGTGAAAAAAGCGGGTGACATCATTCCAGAGGTAGTCAATGTACTGGCAGAGCGCCGTACAGGGGAAGAAGTCGAGTTCCAGATGCCGACTGAGTGCCCGGAATGCAGCAGTGAACTTGTCCGGCTGGACGGGGAGGTTGCTTTACGCTGCATCAACCCGAAGTGTCCTGCACAAATACGGGAAGGCTTGATTCACTTTGTTTCCCGTACAGCAATGAATATAGACAGTCTTGGTGAAAAAGTGATTAGCTTGTTATTTAAAGAAGAACTTATACAAGATGTGGCTGATATTTATAAGCTTACATACGATCAACTGATTGCTTTGGAAAGGATGGGGGATAAATCCGTCAATAAACTTCTTCAAGCGATTGAAGCTTCAAAGACCAACTCGTTGGAAAAATTACTATTCGGGCTGGGCATTCGCCATGTTGGTTCAAAAGCTGCCAAGACGCTTGCGAGGGAATTCGGGACGATGGAAGCCTTAAGCAAGGCGAGCCGTGAAGAACTAACGGCCATTAATGAAATAGGCGATAAGATGGCTGATTCCATCGTAGCTTATTTTGAATTGGAAGAAGTCCATGCATTATTGAATGAGCTGGATGCAGCCGGTGTGAATCTTACTTTCAAAGGGCAAAGAGCTGTTGCTATAGAAGATATCGACTCCATTTTTGCTGGTAAAACAGTCGTTTTAACGGGAAAACTGCATCAGTTAACACGTAACGAAGCAAAAGAGAAATTAGAGGCGCTAGGAGCTAACGTTGCTGGAAGTGTCAGCAAGAAAACCGACTTGGTCGTAGCTGGCGAAGATGCCGGTTCCAAACTGGCAAAAGCTGAAAGCCTAGGCGTCATGGTATGGGATGAAGAGAGACTGATTGAGGAACTAAATAAATAA
- the pcrA gene encoding DNA helicase PcrA — protein MQYLAEKLLIGLNEQQQKAVKATDGPLLIMAGAGSGKTRVLTHRIAYLMVEKEIAPWNILAITFTNKAAREMKERIRAILGGASEDIWISTFHSMCVRILRRDIDRIGFNRNFSILDTTDQQSVIKQIMKDRNMDTKKYDYRAILGSISSAKNELVGPEEYLKTASDYFTKVTADVYTEYQKRLRKNSALDFDDLIMMTIQLFQLVPEVLEYYQRKFQYIHVDEYQDTNRAQYMLVKLLASRFRNLCVVGDSDQSIYRWRGADIANILSFEKDYPNANMIFLEQNYRSTKKILAAANKVIDNNQNRKPKNLWTENADGNKIFYYRADNEQGEAQFVAGKINELVQDGSRKYSDIAILYRTNAQSRVMEEVLLKSNINYAIVGGTKFYDRKEIKDLLAYLRLIANPDDDISLRRVINVPKRGIGATSMDKVADYADQYDVSIYKALESVEMVGISGKATKAAREFHTLITNYTNQQEYLSVTELVEEVIKKTGYREMLQAEKTIESQSRLENIDEFLSVTKAFEDNSEDKSLVGFLTDLALVADIDQLDENTEEATNTVTLMTLHSAKGLEYPVVFLLGLEEGVFPHSRSLMDEEEMEEERRLAYVGITRAENELFISNAQMRTLYGRTSMNPVSRFISEIPEELLEDLKPKPAPRARQTPFSSSRTGSPSTASTRKVPAFGKAVSAPSATGGEEIGWAVGDRASHKKWGIGTVVSVKGEGEGKELDIAFPSPIGIKRLLAKFAPVEKA, from the coding sequence ATGCAATATTTAGCGGAAAAATTACTAATAGGTTTGAATGAACAGCAACAAAAAGCAGTGAAAGCAACTGATGGCCCACTTTTAATCATGGCTGGGGCAGGAAGTGGAAAGACGCGTGTGCTGACTCACCGAATAGCTTACTTGATGGTCGAGAAGGAAATAGCGCCTTGGAACATCCTTGCAATCACGTTCACCAACAAAGCGGCACGTGAGATGAAGGAGAGGATCCGTGCCATACTTGGCGGTGCGTCCGAAGATATCTGGATTTCGACTTTCCACTCGATGTGTGTCCGTATTTTACGAAGAGATATCGACCGTATCGGATTTAATAGGAACTTCTCGATATTGGATACGACGGATCAGCAATCGGTCATAAAACAAATCATGAAAGACCGTAATATGGATACAAAGAAATATGATTATCGTGCCATTTTAGGTAGCATCAGTTCAGCGAAAAATGAATTGGTCGGGCCGGAAGAGTACCTGAAGACGGCGTCTGATTACTTCACTAAAGTAACTGCCGATGTATATACAGAATACCAAAAACGGCTACGTAAAAATTCAGCGCTCGATTTCGATGATTTGATCATGATGACGATTCAATTGTTCCAACTCGTACCTGAGGTGCTTGAATATTATCAGCGTAAATTTCAATACATTCATGTTGATGAGTACCAAGATACGAACAGGGCTCAATACATGCTTGTTAAACTACTGGCTTCACGCTTCCGTAATCTCTGTGTTGTCGGAGATTCCGATCAATCGATCTATCGTTGGCGCGGTGCGGATATTGCGAATATCCTTTCATTTGAAAAGGATTATCCGAATGCCAACATGATTTTCCTTGAACAGAATTACCGCTCGACGAAAAAGATTCTTGCAGCGGCGAATAAGGTCATCGATAACAATCAAAACCGGAAGCCGAAAAATCTTTGGACCGAGAATGCAGATGGCAATAAGATATTCTATTACCGTGCGGACAATGAACAAGGGGAAGCGCAATTCGTAGCCGGAAAGATAAATGAGTTAGTCCAGGATGGCAGCCGGAAATATTCAGATATAGCAATACTTTACAGAACAAATGCACAATCACGTGTCATGGAGGAAGTTCTGCTTAAATCCAATATAAATTATGCAATAGTCGGGGGCACCAAGTTCTATGACCGTAAAGAGATTAAGGATTTACTTGCCTATCTTCGCCTTATTGCGAATCCTGATGATGACATCAGTCTTCGCCGTGTAATCAATGTACCAAAACGCGGAATTGGTGCAACTTCAATGGACAAAGTGGCAGATTATGCAGATCAATATGATGTTTCCATTTATAAAGCACTGGAATCTGTGGAAATGGTAGGGATAAGCGGGAAGGCTACCAAAGCGGCAAGGGAATTCCATACGCTGATCACTAACTATACAAATCAGCAGGAGTACTTATCAGTGACGGAACTTGTGGAGGAAGTCATTAAGAAAACCGGTTACCGTGAGATGCTGCAGGCAGAAAAAACGATTGAATCACAAAGCCGCCTTGAAAATATAGATGAGTTTTTATCTGTTACGAAAGCATTCGAAGATAACAGCGAGGACAAATCTTTGGTGGGCTTTTTGACTGACCTTGCGTTGGTTGCCGATATAGACCAACTTGACGAGAATACTGAAGAAGCTACAAATACGGTAACGTTGATGACGCTGCATTCAGCGAAGGGACTTGAATATCCGGTGGTCTTTCTATTGGGCCTTGAAGAAGGGGTATTCCCTCACAGCCGCTCGCTTATGGATGAAGAGGAGATGGAAGAAGAACGCCGTCTGGCTTATGTGGGAATTACAAGGGCTGAAAATGAACTATTCATAAGCAATGCCCAAATGCGGACATTGTATGGACGGACGAGCATGAATCCCGTTTCACGTTTCATTAGTGAAATACCAGAGGAACTTCTTGAAGATCTAAAACCGAAACCGGCCCCTAGAGCTAGGCAAACACCTTTCAGTTCTTCGAGAACCGGATCTCCTTCAACTGCTTCAACAAGAAAAGTGCCTGCCTTCGGAAAAGCTGTTTCTGCGCCATCCGCAACGGGCGGTGAAGAGATCGGCTGGGCTGTCGGTGACCGTGCCTCCCATAAAAAATGGGGTATAGGAACCGTGGTGAGCGTAAAAGGGGAAGGCGAAGGGAAGGAATTGGATATAGCCTTTCCAAGTCCAATCGGCATCAAGCGCTTATTGGCGAAATTTGCACCAGTTGAAAAAGCTTAA
- a CDS encoding RNA polymerase sigma factor → MSDELVEKVRAGNDHAFRMLIETYKQTIYRTVYSVLRNQKDAEDVTQEVFIKIYTSLPQYKNQGFKTWITRIAVNHAIDLKRKRERQKEELQDEHSSEVNLGLTDDVEAVFFRNERRKQVLRKLNDLPEGYREVVYSYYIKEKTFKQIAEEQHIQVKSVEVKLYRARNWMRKHWKEEDFS, encoded by the coding sequence GTGTCGGATGAGTTAGTTGAGAAGGTAAGGGCTGGGAATGATCATGCATTCCGAATGTTGATTGAAACATATAAACAGACGATTTATAGGACCGTCTATTCCGTCTTGCGGAATCAAAAGGATGCAGAAGATGTTACCCAGGAAGTCTTTATCAAAATCTACACCTCTCTTCCTCAATATAAGAACCAAGGTTTCAAAACCTGGATTACCCGAATTGCGGTCAATCATGCAATCGATCTAAAGAGAAAGAGGGAACGCCAAAAGGAAGAATTACAGGACGAACATTCATCGGAAGTTAATTTGGGCTTAACTGATGATGTCGAGGCCGTATTCTTTCGGAATGAAAGGCGAAAGCAAGTATTACGGAAGCTGAATGACCTTCCAGAGGGATATCGGGAAGTTGTATATAGCTATTACATAAAGGAAAAGACATTCAAGCAAATTGCAGAGGAACAGCATATTCAAGTGAAATCTGTCGAGGTAAAGCTATATCGGGCAAGAAATTGGATGAGAAAACATTGGAAAGAGGAGGATTTTTCATGA
- a CDS encoding CamS family sex pheromone protein yields MRKLSILGMILILLLAGCAPSFEDKQEVVQDSKDKKETAIIPKYKISEEYYQTILPFEPSKARGLVVSNLNTRYDIEEFENGLMRLAQTQFDPEDYLFQEGQILNSSEISSWLNRKYTDSQLKEKDMKASKNLGLNPVDPGKGDIDKRNEDNPIYLAHVLEHNYLVKTKDNSVSLGGVVIGLALNSVHYYQKEAFGATYEKKIDSKKLKQEGEKIAAEVLKRLRKKDKLKNVPITIALFEQNEKSSVVPGNFISYTNIDKNSDNIGKWTDLNEEYFLFPSAGAEKKYRDDVNTFTNFKEDVEEYFPNFNGVIGRAFYMDDQLQSLNIDIPIQFYGNSEAIGFTQYVAGLIMERFPNYIAVQVSITSVNGPEALIVREANQDEPTVHIYE; encoded by the coding sequence ATGAGGAAACTCTCTATTTTGGGGATGATTCTTATACTGCTTCTTGCTGGATGTGCGCCTAGTTTTGAGGATAAGCAAGAGGTAGTCCAAGACTCCAAAGACAAAAAAGAAACGGCAATTATTCCGAAGTATAAAATTTCGGAAGAATATTATCAAACAATCCTACCGTTTGAACCATCAAAAGCACGCGGTTTGGTCGTATCCAATCTAAATACCCGATATGACATTGAAGAATTCGAAAATGGATTGATGCGGTTGGCCCAAACCCAATTCGACCCGGAAGATTACCTGTTTCAAGAGGGGCAAATACTAAATAGTTCCGAGATATCTTCTTGGCTGAACAGAAAATATACCGATAGTCAGTTGAAAGAAAAGGACATGAAAGCCTCCAAGAATCTTGGCTTGAATCCGGTTGATCCAGGTAAAGGTGACATTGATAAGCGGAATGAAGATAATCCGATCTATCTTGCCCATGTTTTAGAACATAATTACTTGGTAAAAACAAAAGATAATTCAGTGAGCCTTGGCGGAGTTGTAATAGGTCTTGCGCTGAATTCAGTGCATTACTATCAAAAAGAGGCATTTGGTGCCACATATGAAAAGAAAATCGATAGTAAAAAGCTAAAGCAAGAAGGGGAGAAAATTGCTGCAGAAGTCTTAAAAAGGCTGCGTAAAAAGGACAAGCTGAAAAATGTTCCGATTACGATTGCCTTATTCGAGCAAAATGAAAAATCTTCAGTGGTCCCTGGGAATTTCATTTCCTATACAAATATCGATAAAAACTCTGACAACATTGGAAAATGGACGGACTTGAACGAAGAGTATTTCCTATTTCCTTCAGCTGGTGCTGAAAAAAAATACCGTGATGACGTCAATACTTTCACGAACTTTAAAGAAGATGTTGAAGAATACTTCCCTAACTTTAACGGAGTCATCGGCAGGGCGTTCTATATGGATGATCAATTGCAAAGTCTGAACATCGATATCCCCATTCAATTTTATGGGAACTCTGAAGCCATCGGCTTTACCCAATATGTTGCTGGGCTTATAATGGAACGTTTCCCGAACTATATTGCCGTACAGGTATCCATTACCTCTGTAAATGGACCTGAAGCGCTCATAGTCCGTGAAGCAAATCAGGACGAACCAACCGTGCATATATACGAATGA
- the gatB gene encoding Asp-tRNA(Asn)/Glu-tRNA(Gln) amidotransferase subunit GatB, producing MDFETVIGLEVHVELKTDSKIFSASPNHFGAAPNSNTTVIDLGYPGVLPVVNKKAVDFAMKAAIALNCEVAEITKFDRKNYFYPDNPKAYQISQFDQPIGEHGWIEIEVGGKKKKIGITRIHMEEDAGKLTHKGNYSLCDYNRQGTPLVEIVSEPDITSPEEAYAYLEKLKSIIQYTGVSDCKMEEGSLRCDANISLKPVGQKEFGTKTELKNLNSFNFVRKGLEHEEIRQAEILNEGGIIEQETRRFDEATGRTVLMRIKEGSDDYRYFPEPDLLTIHIDEEWKARIAAEIPELPDARKKRYVEEFGLPEYDAAVLTVTKESADFFEATVASGADAKLASNWIMGEVSAFLNAEGKELHDVKLTAESLAGMIKLIEDGTISSKIAKKVFKELIENGGDAETIVKEKGLVQISDEGALRTAVEEALNNNPQSIEDFKAGKQKAIGFLVGQIMKATKGQANPQLVNKILVEEINKR from the coding sequence ATGGACTTTGAAACGGTGATTGGTCTAGAAGTACACGTAGAATTAAAAACGGATTCTAAAATTTTCTCAGCGAGCCCAAATCATTTTGGTGCCGCTCCAAATAGTAACACGACTGTAATCGACCTAGGCTACCCAGGTGTATTGCCTGTCGTCAATAAAAAGGCTGTTGATTTTGCAATGAAGGCTGCAATTGCCCTGAATTGCGAAGTGGCGGAAATTACGAAATTCGACCGGAAAAACTATTTTTACCCGGACAATCCTAAAGCATACCAAATTTCACAGTTCGATCAGCCGATCGGTGAGCATGGTTGGATTGAGATTGAAGTGGGCGGCAAGAAAAAGAAAATTGGCATTACCCGCATTCATATGGAAGAGGATGCTGGAAAGCTGACACATAAAGGGAACTATTCACTTTGTGATTATAACCGCCAAGGTACGCCTCTAGTTGAAATCGTATCCGAGCCGGATATCACTTCCCCGGAAGAAGCTTATGCATATCTGGAAAAATTGAAATCCATCATTCAATACACCGGCGTTTCCGATTGTAAAATGGAAGAAGGCTCACTTCGCTGTGATGCCAACATTTCCTTGAAACCTGTCGGCCAAAAAGAATTCGGTACGAAAACCGAATTGAAAAACTTGAACTCATTCAACTTCGTCCGCAAAGGGTTGGAGCATGAAGAAATCCGCCAAGCGGAAATCTTGAATGAAGGCGGCATAATCGAACAGGAAACACGCCGGTTTGATGAAGCTACAGGCAGAACGGTACTAATGCGAATTAAGGAAGGCTCCGATGATTATCGTTACTTCCCGGAACCGGACTTATTGACGATCCATATCGATGAAGAATGGAAAGCGCGTATCGCTGCCGAGATTCCGGAACTTCCGGATGCCCGGAAAAAACGCTATGTCGAAGAATTTGGCTTACCGGAATATGATGCAGCCGTTTTAACGGTAACGAAAGAAAGTGCTGATTTCTTTGAAGCGACAGTCGCTTCAGGCGCGGATGCAAAACTGGCATCTAACTGGATCATGGGCGAGGTTTCCGCTTTCTTGAATGCAGAAGGTAAAGAGCTGCATGATGTCAAATTGACTGCTGAATCGTTGGCTGGAATGATCAAGCTTATTGAAGATGGCACAATTTCTTCTAAAATCGCTAAAAAAGTTTTCAAAGAATTGATTGAAAACGGCGGGGATGCAGAAACGATCGTCAAGGAGAAGGGACTAGTCCAAATTTCCGATGAAGGCGCATTGCGTACAGCCGTTGAAGAAGCATTGAATAATAACCCGCAATCAATTGAAGATTTTAAGGCCGGTAAACAAAAAGCAATCGGCTTCCTTGTCGGGCAGATCATGAAAGCAACAAAAGGACAAGCCAATCCACAGCTTGTTAATAAAATTTTGGTGGAAGAAATCAATAAACGTTAA
- the gatA gene encoding Asp-tRNA(Asn)/Glu-tRNA(Gln) amidotransferase subunit GatA, which yields MSLFEQKVSELHERLHKKEISVTDLVNESYKRIGQVEDKVKAFLTLDEENALNQAKRLDDQLVKGENEGALFGMPIGVKDNIVTKNLRTTCASKILENFDPIYDATVVQKLQKAETVTIGKLNMDEFAMGSSNENSAFQATRNPWNTEYVPGGSSGGSAASVASGEVLFSLGSDTGGSIRQPAAYCGVVGLKPTYGRVSRYGLVAFASSLDQIGPVTRTVEDNAYLLEAISGVDPMDSTSANVDVPNFVNSLTGDVRGLKIAVPKEYLGEGVGEEARNSVLEALKVLEGLGAEWEEVSLPHSKYALAAYYLLSSSEASANLSRFDGVRYGHRTDNAETLIEMYKQTRAEGFGDEVKRRIMLGTFSLSSGYYDAYYKKAQKVRTLIKKDFEDVFEKYDVIVGPTTPTPAFKIGEKVDDPLTMYANDILTIPVNLAGVPGISVPCGFAANGLPLGLQMIGKHFDESTIYRAAHAFEQATDFHKQFPKL from the coding sequence ATGTCGTTGTTCGAACAAAAGGTTTCTGAGCTTCATGAACGCTTACATAAGAAAGAGATAAGTGTCACTGATCTTGTTAACGAATCGTATAAGCGAATCGGACAGGTAGAGGACAAGGTGAAGGCATTTTTGACACTTGATGAAGAAAACGCCCTCAATCAAGCAAAACGATTGGATGATCAATTGGTAAAAGGCGAGAACGAAGGCGCTTTATTTGGTATGCCGATCGGAGTGAAGGATAATATTGTCACTAAAAATTTGCGTACGACTTGCGCGAGCAAAATTTTGGAGAACTTTGATCCAATCTATGATGCAACCGTTGTTCAAAAGCTACAGAAGGCAGAAACGGTTACGATCGGGAAATTGAATATGGATGAGTTTGCGATGGGTTCTTCCAATGAGAACTCCGCGTTTCAGGCAACACGCAACCCTTGGAACACGGAATATGTGCCAGGCGGTTCTTCGGGTGGTTCAGCTGCATCTGTCGCTTCTGGTGAAGTCCTATTCTCTTTAGGTTCCGATACGGGTGGATCGATCCGCCAACCAGCGGCATATTGTGGAGTTGTCGGCTTAAAACCTACATATGGACGGGTTTCCCGATACGGACTTGTAGCATTTGCGTCTTCACTGGACCAAATCGGTCCGGTTACAAGAACTGTTGAAGACAACGCTTATTTGCTTGAAGCGATTTCAGGTGTGGATCCAATGGATTCGACCTCTGCTAATGTTGACGTGCCGAATTTTGTGAATTCATTAACAGGCGATGTTAGAGGATTGAAAATAGCTGTGCCTAAAGAATATCTTGGCGAAGGCGTTGGGGAAGAAGCACGTAATTCCGTACTTGAAGCGTTAAAAGTATTAGAGGGGCTTGGAGCTGAATGGGAAGAGGTATCCTTGCCGCATTCCAAATATGCTTTAGCTGCCTATTATCTGCTATCTTCATCGGAAGCTTCGGCTAACCTTTCACGTTTTGACGGTGTGCGTTACGGACACCGTACAGACAATGCAGAAACACTTATAGAAATGTATAAGCAAACCCGTGCAGAAGGATTCGGTGACGAAGTGAAACGCCGTATCATGCTTGGAACTTTCTCCTTAAGTTCAGGTTATTATGATGCTTATTATAAAAAGGCTCAAAAAGTACGTACGTTAATCAAAAAAGACTTTGAAGATGTCTTTGAAAAATACGATGTCATCGTTGGACCGACTACACCTACGCCTGCATTTAAAATTGGTGAAAAAGTCGACGATCCATTAACGATGTATGCGAATGATATCTTGACGATTCCAGTCAATCTTGCTGGTGTACCGGGTATATCCGTGCCATGTGGATTCGCAGCGAATGGGCTTCCGCTTGGACTGCAAATGATTGGGAAGCATTTTGATGAAAGCACGATTTACCGCGCGGCTCACGCATTTGAGCAAGCAACAGATTTTCATAAACAATTTCCTAAGCTGTAA
- a CDS encoding LiaF transmembrane domain-containing protein: MRTWRVGTISMGISLVGLGLVLLVSQIADMNLTTILLSWWPLLFIILGAEILFYIYFSRKESSFVKYDILSILFVGLLGTTGIVLILLTSSGLMDQVRAAVNSEEKTVNLPGFNQKAGEGIHRVVLDTGSYPLTIESGKDEEVSVFGTYGERVLEDADSLLKKAEDYLLVERNGDTLYISFKDLPSQNGLLDSGTRNLKATLIIPAELAVEIDGQSTDLVLKPRKLLNDWSVKDSGNLSVVLQDNSDIKIDARGVEELEGPESGWKMTEVKKGTSDEGIVKKNGIFNTGDGKHTLTVTDTFNVNVQYP; this comes from the coding sequence ATGAGAACATGGAGAGTCGGAACGATTTCAATGGGGATCTCCCTGGTTGGTTTGGGTTTGGTTTTACTCGTTTCTCAAATTGCGGATATGAATTTGACGACGATTCTGCTATCGTGGTGGCCGTTGCTGTTCATTATCTTGGGTGCAGAGATTCTCTTTTATATTTATTTTTCCAGAAAAGAAAGTTCTTTTGTAAAGTATGATATTCTTAGCATTCTTTTCGTGGGATTGCTTGGAACGACGGGAATAGTTTTAATTCTGCTTACATCCAGCGGATTGATGGATCAAGTTAGGGCTGCCGTTAATAGTGAAGAGAAAACGGTCAATTTGCCTGGTTTCAATCAAAAGGCAGGGGAGGGCATACATAGAGTTGTCCTGGACACTGGCTCATACCCATTGACAATTGAAAGTGGTAAGGACGAGGAAGTTTCCGTTTTTGGAACATATGGTGAGCGGGTACTGGAAGATGCTGATTCGTTGTTGAAAAAGGCGGAAGATTATTTACTTGTTGAGAGAAATGGTGATACTCTTTATATTAGCTTCAAGGATTTACCGAGTCAAAATGGACTTTTAGACAGTGGTACAAGGAATCTTAAGGCAACCCTTATAATCCCTGCTGAGTTGGCAGTGGAGATAGACGGACAAAGTACCGATCTTGTCTTGAAGCCTAGAAAGCTCTTGAATGACTGGAGTGTGAAGGACAGCGGAAATCTAAGTGTAGTCCTTCAGGATAATAGTGATATCAAGATAGATGCCAGAGGGGTCGAGGAACTTGAAGGCCCTGAGAGTGGCTGGAAGATGACTGAAGTGAAAAAAGGAACAAGTGATGAAGGCATTGTAAAAAAGAATGGGATATTCAATACTGGTGATGGGAAACATACTTTAACGGTTACCGATACATTTAACGTGAATGTTCAATATCCATGA